atataaaatagttttatttgcacAACTTATAGGtcgtatacaaatttttacataaatcatattttcatctggtaaaatattcacttcgttatatatattatttctttcttactttttaacttctataatttatttgtttttggcttcttatttttttttgctcatgCTGTTCTTTTTGCTCCTTTTTATCACTCCCCATACTGCATTTGTGGCCTTTTGTGCTTTTTGTGCTAGttcctttttttgtttccctgCGCTATTCCTTGTGGTGAAATGGTAcccaagatatttaaattctttgacttCTTCGACCTCACTTCCTTTCTACATCCATTTCTTTCCCTTCTTTTTTCTACCTCCATTTCTgcatattagaatttttgtttttttcacgttCACCTCCATCTTATTCTCTTCTGTGTATATTTCCAGCTCTTTCAGCATCCCTCTTAGCTCCTCTTCTGTGTCCGCAACTAGCGCCACATCATCCGCATATTTCATGACATGTATTCGTTGGTTCCCAATCATTGTCCCTCCTCTCTTCTTCTCTTTCATCGTCTTTTCTAGGTCGTCGATATCTATGCCATATAACGCTCCGCTCATCACACACCCTTGTCTTTCCCCTTTTTgttgttataaattcttttgtctGTCTTCTTTTTCCTACTTTCACCTTACAATatgttcttttatatatttctcttattattcTGTGCATTCTCCCTCTGGCCCCCTTTCTCCATACCTTTCTCTTCATTTTTGGTCTCCTGACTGTGTCGAACGCCGCTCTAAAGTCTATGAACCCGATGCATAATTTTCCTCCCTTCCTCttcattttgttgtttattagactattcaatacaaatatgtGGTCCCTTGTCCCTCGTTTTTTCCTGAACCCCGCCTGACAttcccttaaaattttttctttatctatcCAGTTATTTAGCGTCTCCGTCATCATAGTTGTCAATAACTTGTACCCTGTATTTAGAAGCGAAATTCCCTtgtaattttctgttctttctCCGTCTCCTGCTTTGTAAATCGGAATTATTACTGCTGTGTCCCATCATTCTGGCATACTTCCTTCGTCccatattctatttataatttcgccTATCCATTCAATGACATCTGGTGCACTGTTCTTTATAAATTCTGCTGCCATCCCGTCTTCCCCTGGAGCTTTGTGATTCCCGAGCTTTCTTATTGCGGCTTTCACTTCTCTCCTGCTGAAGTTTTTATCGAGCTTCGGCTCCTCTGATCCTTCATTACTACCTTCTCCTTTCCACGGctcattttcttcttcttccgaTTTTTCATTGCCTTCCCCATTCAGCAGATCACTAAAGTGCTTTTCCCATTGTTTTGCTTTTATGCTGTTGCTTGCAGCTCTTTTCTTTCTTCCTCTGAACCTATTTATGGCTTCCCACCATTTTGTCATGTCTTTGGCGTTACTTATCTCCTCACACCTTTCCATCATCCACCTTTCCTTGCTCTCTTTGATTGTTTCCCTATATTTCTTTCTGCTTTCCTTCagatttctctttttttctttgttattatcCTTGATGAATTCTTTGAACTTCTTCCatacttcttttcttttttttttaccctcgaTATTgtaccacttttttttctcctttgtATCTTTGTCCTTCTTTCCTTTCATCACCATCCCCGTTTTTTCAGCCCCTTTTCTTACTATTTCCTTTATATCCTCCCACTCAAGCTCGCTTTTTTCCTCTACTGCTTCTGTCAGTGCTTCCTGCGTTGCTTCTGCATACTcctgtattttttctttcttccagATCAGCTTATTTGCTCCAATTTCTTCCTGCTCTTCCTCCTCTTACATGCAGCTTCCTTCCTTACTCTCTTCCTCATTTCTCTTTACCTTATATCTCGCCAACACTGGTAGATGATCTGACTCTATTCTCTCCACCACTCTTACCTCTATTTCTTGCTCATCGCCTCTGGTCCAGCGTTAGTATTAGGTCAATTACTGATCCTAAACTCTCTTCGTCTCCCTCGACGTAAGTTATTTCCCCACCTTCATCTCCTCTTGTTCTATCATTTTATACGCAGAGTCCTAACTCATCACACAtcttaagtaatttttttccttcgctGTTTACTGTCTTATCTctcgattttctttttttccgcACTCTGCCTTCGTCCTCTCCTGTTACGTTTTCTTCTCCGATTCTCGCATTAAAGTCCCCAATGATCATCACACTTTCGTCCCTGTTTGCACATTCTTCTATCTGCCTTCTTAGCTCCGTTTCTAATTTGCTCATTCCTACATTGTTATACACTGTGATTATACTTTCAC
This genomic window from Microplitis demolitor isolate Queensland-Clemson2020A chromosome 6, iyMicDemo2.1a, whole genome shotgun sequence contains:
- the LOC128668066 gene encoding trichohyalin-like, coding for MREWSLENEVERFVSEARKRQDKKDKTNEEWRRQEKEKLIEEKPKKINGNELEEELKERKQKRLKIGEEWRVGTERDTEAKEKEDQNKGREQENRRKIMFWNVAGMNEVEKAATMMEENEIVVLVETWVMEDKVEVTCERLSKEFKWWAKPATREKQRGRAKGGHIIGIKKNSKLKWEVREWKYGMMLEESKESESIITVYNNVGMSKLETELRRQIEECANRDESVMIIGDFNARIGEENVTGEDEGRVRKKRKSRDKTVNSEGKKLLKIGDEQEIEVRVVERIESDHLPVLARYKEYAEATQEALTEAVEEKSELEWEDIKEIVRKGAEKTGMVMKGKKDKDTKEKKKWYNIEGKKKRKEVWKKFKEFIKDNNKEKKRNLKESRKKYRETIKESKERWMMERCEEISNAKDMTKWWEAINRFRGRKKRAASNSIKAKQWEKHFSDLLNGEGNEKSEEEENEPWKGEGSNEGSEEPKLDKNFSRREVKAAIRKLGNHKAPGEDGMAAEFIKNSAPDVIEWIGEIINRIWDEGSMPE